In a genomic window of Allomeiothermus silvanus DSM 9946:
- the mgtE gene encoding magnesium transporter, producing the protein MPEMNVQAGWQALQEALAEGDAGLVRQALGELYPQELLDHWDELSREHRFTVLTLLPPEEAAEVFSHLEEDEQAELLKALPPWRVKELLGELSLDDLTDALQAVEEENPQQAEALLDQLDPETRAEVEELSEYEEDEAGGLMTPEYIALRDSMTVDEVFRFLRRAAPDAEQVYYLYVVDAANRLEGVVSLRDLIVADPKTKVREIMNPDVVRVRTDTDQEEVARLMADYNFTVLPVVDEEGVLSGIITIDDVVDVIQEEATEDIYRLGAVESPELVYSRSSVWDLWSARIRWLVILVIGAMFSSSILEGFQNTLQAVTALTFYITVLLGAGGNTGNQSSTIIVRALATGDVRGRDWWRILLKELSVGAMLGITLAILLSIKVLIDGHGEILLVVAASLAVLMTVTNILGALLPIGIKKIGLDPALISNPLIATLSDITGLMIYLSMARWLLHM; encoded by the coding sequence ATGCCGGAGATGAACGTACAGGCCGGATGGCAGGCCTTGCAGGAAGCCTTGGCCGAAGGCGATGCCGGGTTGGTGCGGCAAGCCCTGGGCGAACTCTATCCTCAGGAGCTGCTAGACCACTGGGACGAGCTTTCCCGGGAGCACCGCTTTACCGTACTGACCCTACTACCCCCCGAGGAAGCCGCCGAGGTCTTCAGCCACCTTGAAGAGGACGAGCAGGCTGAACTGCTGAAAGCCCTGCCTCCTTGGCGGGTTAAAGAGTTGCTAGGTGAACTCTCCCTCGACGACCTGACCGACGCCCTCCAGGCGGTCGAGGAGGAAAACCCTCAGCAGGCTGAAGCCTTGCTGGATCAGCTCGACCCCGAGACCCGGGCCGAGGTGGAAGAGCTATCCGAGTACGAGGAGGACGAAGCCGGGGGGCTCATGACCCCCGAATACATAGCCCTGCGCGACTCGATGACCGTAGACGAGGTATTTCGCTTTCTGCGCCGGGCTGCCCCTGATGCCGAACAGGTTTATTACCTCTACGTGGTAGACGCGGCAAATCGGCTCGAGGGGGTGGTCTCGTTGCGGGATCTGATCGTAGCTGACCCTAAGACAAAGGTCCGTGAGATCATGAACCCCGACGTCGTACGGGTGCGCACCGATACCGACCAGGAAGAAGTAGCCCGGCTCATGGCCGACTACAACTTCACAGTGCTCCCGGTAGTAGACGAGGAAGGAGTGCTTTCCGGGATCATCACCATTGACGACGTGGTAGACGTAATCCAAGAGGAGGCTACCGAGGATATCTATCGCCTGGGTGCGGTGGAGTCGCCCGAGTTGGTGTACAGCCGCAGCAGCGTGTGGGATCTGTGGAGCGCGCGGATACGCTGGCTGGTGATCCTGGTCATTGGAGCGATGTTCTCCAGCAGCATCCTCGAGGGCTTCCAGAACACCCTTCAGGCGGTTACCGCTTTGACGTTTTATATCACTGTCTTGCTGGGGGCTGGGGGTAACACTGGAAACCAGTCCAGCACGATCATCGTACGGGCGCTGGCTACGGGGGATGTGCGCGGAAGAGACTGGTGGCGCATCCTACTCAAAGAACTCTCGGTAGGCGCTATGTTGGGAATCACGCTAGCCATTTTGCTCTCGATCAAGGTTTTGATAGACGGACACGGGGAAATTCTGCTGGTGGTGGCGGCCTCACTGGCGGTACTGATGACGGTAACGAACATCCTCGGCGCGCTGTTACCCATCGGGATCAAGAAGATCGGCCTCGACCCCGCCCTTATCTCCAATCCGCTCATCGCTACCCTGAGCGATATCACCGGGCTAATGATCTATTTGAGCATGGCCCGCTGGTTGCTACACATGTAA
- the rplS gene encoding 50S ribosomal protein L19, whose amino-acid sequence MNRGALLKVVESKYTRADMPEFKAGDTVRVNYKVREGNRTRTQAYEGVVIKIKRNGFNSSFTVRKISFGEGVERVFPFNSPLIDSVEVVARGKVRRAKLYYLRELRGKAARIKSDRKRINEDVSARNAAAAEAAAEPAQAEVPTESQE is encoded by the coding sequence ATGAACCGTGGTGCCCTGCTCAAGGTCGTCGAAAGCAAATACACCCGTGCCGACATGCCCGAGTTCAAGGCCGGGGATACCGTTCGGGTCAACTACAAGGTGCGCGAAGGGAACCGCACCCGCACCCAAGCCTACGAGGGCGTAGTGATCAAGATTAAGCGCAACGGCTTCAACTCCTCCTTCACCGTGCGCAAGATCTCCTTTGGAGAGGGGGTGGAGCGGGTTTTCCCCTTCAACAGCCCGCTCATTGACAGCGTAGAGGTGGTGGCGCGGGGCAAAGTGCGCCGAGCCAAGCTTTACTACCTACGTGAACTGCGTGGTAAGGCGGCGCGCATCAAGTCCGACCGTAAGCGCATCAATGAGGATGTCTCGGCCCGCAACGCTGCCGCGGCGGAGGCTGCTGCCGAACCAGCTCAGGCTGAGGTTCCCACGGAAAGTCAGGAATAA
- the rpsP gene encoding 30S ribosomal protein S16, which translates to MTKIRLSRFGSKGNPHYRIVVVDERNKRDGAYIERIGYYDPRKTTKDWLKVDAERAKYWLGTGAQPTETAKKLLKQAGVIEGK; encoded by the coding sequence ATGACCAAGATCCGTCTTTCCCGTTTCGGCTCCAAAGGCAACCCGCACTACCGCATCGTGGTGGTGGACGAGCGCAACAAGCGCGATGGGGCTTACATCGAACGCATCGGCTACTATGACCCCCGCAAGACCACCAAGGATTGGCTCAAGGTGGACGCCGAGCGGGCCAAATACTGGCTCGGCACCGGGGCTCAGCCTACCGAGACCGCCAAGAAGCTCTTAAAGCAAGCAGGTGTAATCGAGGGCAAATAA
- the trmD gene encoding tRNA (guanosine(37)-N1)-methyltransferase TrmD, with protein sequence MRYTILTLFPALIRPWTEESILQRAIERGLISVDVRDIRDYAEGKHRVVDDTPYGGGAGMVMRVDVVVRAIEAALPADEVILLSPAGKPFNQRMAEELARKDHLVLVAGRYEGIDARIEHFITREVSIGDYVLMGGEVAALAILEATARLIPGVIKEAQSHQQDSFSTGLLDYPHYTRPPEFRGLGVPEILISGHHAKIAEWRRKQALKRTRERRPELLEVAELTPQDLAWLDEFDAGSE encoded by the coding sequence ATGCGCTACACTATCTTGACCCTCTTTCCTGCGTTGATCCGGCCCTGGACGGAGGAATCCATCCTGCAAAGAGCCATCGAGCGGGGCTTGATCTCCGTCGATGTGCGGGATATTCGCGACTACGCCGAGGGAAAGCACCGCGTGGTGGACGATACCCCCTACGGCGGCGGGGCCGGTATGGTGATGCGGGTAGATGTGGTGGTGCGGGCCATCGAGGCAGCTTTGCCCGCTGACGAGGTGATCTTGCTTTCTCCAGCGGGGAAGCCCTTTAACCAGCGGATGGCCGAGGAGTTGGCACGGAAAGATCACCTGGTCTTGGTCGCGGGCCGCTACGAGGGGATCGATGCCCGCATCGAGCACTTCATCACCCGCGAGGTCTCCATCGGGGATTACGTGCTGATGGGGGGAGAGGTAGCGGCGCTGGCGATTTTGGAAGCCACCGCTCGGCTTATCCCGGGAGTCATCAAGGAGGCCCAGAGCCACCAGCAGGACTCGTTTTCCACCGGTTTGTTGGATTACCCCCACTACACCCGCCCGCCCGAGTTTCGGGGTTTGGGTGTGCCGGAAATCCTGATCTCGGGACACCACGCTAAAATTGCTGAGTGGCGGCGTAAGCAGGCGCTCAAACGCACCCGGGAGCGCCGCCCGGAACTTCTCGAGGTTGCCGAACTCACCCCCCAAGACCTAGCCTGGCTCGATGAGTTTGACGCAGGCTCCGAGTAA
- the carB gene encoding carbamoyl-phosphate synthase large subunit encodes MPARRDLKKILIIGSGPITIGQAAEFDYSGTQAVKALRSAGYEVVLVNSNPATIMTDPELAEATYLEPLTPEYLEKIIAKERPDAILPTLGGQTALNLSMTLHETGVLEKYNVQLIGANAAAIKKGEDREEFQRAMQKIGLEVPRGKMVSSLEEGLTFARSIGYPMVVRPSFTLGGTGGGIAGDEKEFIEILTRGLSLSPTHTALVEESILGWKEFELEVMRDRGDTVVIITSIENVDPMGVHTGDSITVAPAQTLTDVEYQRMRDAAQAIIREIGVDTGGSNIQFAVDPKTGRQVVIEMNPRVSRSSALASKATGFPIAKIAALLAVGYRLDELPNDITQKTPASFEPTIDYVVVKIPRFAFEKFNTLPNTHPGGFSDRLGTQMKSVGEVMAIGRTFKEAFGKALRSLEADVRSALEALPTEELKARLYPSPQRIYAVLELLRRGVSVEELYQITKIEPWFLVQMQEVVLTEKALEKGDWQLTDGEDWRYVKGMGISDSRIATLKRSAELTVRKARIVAGCRPVYKTVDTCAAEFEAYTPYHYSTYELEDEVRPTDKPKVVILGSGPIRIGQGVEFDYATVHAVWALREAGYETIMVNSNPETVSTDYDTADRLYFEPLTLEDVLNLVEHEKPIGVIATLGGQTPLKLAKPLAQAGVTLLGTSWEAIHRAEERSEFNRLCQELAIPQPLGRVAQSPEEAQRLAEGIGYPLMVRPSYVLGGRAMQVVRDAAELRKYLAEIYAELSEKPSILLDQYLENALELDVDAICDGERVVVAGIMEHVERAGVHSGDSATILPPISLTPEQLETVKAYTRKLALAVGVRGLLNVQYAVKDGTVYILEANPRASRTVPFVSKAIGHPLAKYAALIAVGRTLEEIGFTQDPTPNFYSVKEVLIPWLKFPGVIPQLGPEMRSTGESMGIDSDPYLAYYRAQIGVNQKLPLFGKVRIIGNTDLQAEWQEAGFEVSGGDYDVLIALEPHPELRRAVESGKPFITTLEGARWSLEAIRRARNAELGVNSLQEWHQTEPAVKS; translated from the coding sequence ATGCCTGCGCGACGCGACCTCAAAAAAATCCTGATCATCGGCTCCGGCCCCATCACCATCGGCCAGGCTGCCGAGTTCGACTACTCGGGGACCCAGGCGGTCAAGGCGCTGCGCTCTGCTGGGTACGAGGTGGTGTTGGTGAACTCCAACCCCGCCACCATCATGACCGACCCCGAGTTGGCCGAGGCCACCTACCTCGAGCCCCTTACCCCCGAGTACCTGGAGAAGATCATCGCCAAAGAACGCCCCGACGCCATTTTGCCCACCCTGGGCGGGCAGACCGCCCTCAACCTCTCCATGACCTTGCACGAGACCGGCGTGCTGGAGAAATACAACGTCCAGCTCATCGGAGCCAACGCAGCAGCGATCAAAAAGGGCGAGGACCGGGAAGAGTTCCAGCGGGCCATGCAAAAGATCGGGCTCGAGGTACCGCGCGGCAAGATGGTCTCGAGCCTCGAGGAGGGTCTGACGTTCGCCCGCAGCATCGGCTACCCGATGGTGGTACGGCCCAGCTTTACCCTAGGGGGAACCGGAGGGGGAATCGCAGGCGACGAAAAGGAGTTCATCGAGATCCTGACCCGGGGGCTCTCGCTTTCCCCCACCCATACCGCGCTCGTCGAGGAGAGCATCCTGGGCTGGAAGGAGTTCGAGCTCGAGGTAATGCGCGACCGGGGCGACACCGTGGTGATCATCACCAGTATCGAGAACGTAGACCCCATGGGCGTTCACACCGGCGACTCCATCACCGTGGCCCCCGCCCAGACCCTCACCGACGTGGAGTACCAGCGGATGCGCGACGCAGCCCAGGCCATTATCCGCGAGATCGGGGTGGACACCGGGGGTTCCAACATCCAGTTCGCCGTAGATCCTAAAACCGGGCGCCAAGTGGTGATCGAGATGAACCCGCGGGTTTCCCGCTCCTCGGCGCTGGCCTCCAAGGCCACCGGTTTCCCCATCGCCAAAATCGCCGCCTTGCTAGCGGTGGGCTACCGCCTGGACGAACTCCCCAACGACATCACCCAGAAGACCCCGGCCTCTTTCGAGCCGACCATTGACTATGTGGTGGTGAAGATCCCCCGCTTCGCTTTTGAAAAATTCAACACCCTCCCCAACACGCACCCCGGCGGCTTTAGCGACCGGCTGGGTACCCAGATGAAGAGCGTGGGTGAGGTGATGGCCATCGGGCGGACCTTCAAGGAGGCCTTCGGGAAAGCCCTGCGCAGCCTCGAGGCCGACGTGCGAAGCGCCCTGGAAGCCTTGCCCACCGAGGAACTCAAAGCTCGGCTTTATCCCAGCCCACAGCGCATCTACGCGGTGCTCGAGCTGCTGCGGCGAGGGGTGAGCGTGGAGGAGTTATACCAGATCACCAAGATCGAGCCGTGGTTTTTGGTGCAGATGCAGGAGGTGGTTCTCACCGAAAAAGCCCTGGAGAAAGGCGATTGGCAGCTAACGGATGGCGAAGACTGGCGCTACGTGAAGGGAATGGGCATCTCCGACAGCCGAATCGCTACCCTGAAGCGCTCTGCAGAACTCACCGTGCGCAAAGCCCGCATCGTTGCCGGATGCCGTCCGGTGTACAAAACCGTGGACACCTGCGCCGCCGAGTTCGAGGCCTACACGCCTTACCACTACTCCACCTATGAACTCGAGGACGAGGTGCGCCCCACCGACAAGCCCAAGGTGGTCATCCTGGGTTCGGGTCCAATCCGTATCGGGCAGGGGGTGGAGTTCGACTACGCCACTGTACATGCGGTGTGGGCCTTGCGCGAAGCGGGGTACGAAACCATCATGGTCAACTCCAACCCCGAGACCGTCTCGACCGACTACGACACCGCCGACCGGCTCTACTTCGAACCCCTCACGCTCGAGGACGTGTTAAACCTCGTAGAGCACGAAAAGCCCATTGGGGTGATCGCCACCTTGGGCGGGCAGACCCCCTTGAAGCTCGCCAAGCCGCTGGCCCAAGCTGGCGTGACCCTGCTCGGCACGAGCTGGGAGGCCATCCATCGGGCTGAGGAGCGCTCGGAGTTCAATCGGCTGTGCCAGGAACTCGCCATCCCCCAACCCCTGGGGCGGGTGGCCCAGAGCCCCGAGGAGGCCCAGAGGCTGGCCGAGGGGATCGGCTATCCGCTGATGGTGCGGCCCAGCTACGTACTGGGCGGGCGGGCCATGCAGGTGGTGCGGGACGCGGCGGAGCTGAGAAAGTACCTGGCCGAGATCTACGCCGAGCTTTCCGAGAAGCCCTCGATCCTTCTCGACCAGTACTTGGAAAATGCCCTCGAGCTGGACGTGGACGCCATCTGCGACGGCGAACGGGTGGTGGTCGCAGGCATCATGGAGCATGTCGAGCGGGCTGGGGTGCATTCCGGAGATTCGGCCACTATCCTCCCTCCCATCTCGCTCACGCCGGAGCAGCTCGAGACCGTCAAGGCCTACACCCGCAAGCTGGCCCTGGCAGTGGGGGTGCGGGGACTTCTCAACGTGCAGTACGCCGTCAAGGACGGGACCGTATACATCCTCGAGGCCAACCCCCGCGCTTCTCGCACCGTGCCTTTCGTCTCCAAGGCCATCGGCCACCCGCTCGCCAAGTACGCCGCGCTAATCGCCGTGGGCCGCACGCTCGAGGAGATCGGCTTCACCCAGGACCCTACTCCGAATTTTTACTCGGTGAAAGAGGTGCTCATCCCCTGGCTCAAGTTCCCCGGGGTGATCCCCCAATTAGGGCCGGAGATGCGCTCCACCGGCGAAAGCATGGGCATTGACAGCGACCCCTACCTGGCCTACTACCGCGCCCAGATCGGGGTGAACCAAAAGCTCCCCCTCTTTGGCAAGGTGCGCATCATCGGGAACACCGACCTTCAGGCTGAGTGGCAGGAGGCCGGGTTTGAAGTCTCCGGGGGGGATTACGATGTGCTGATTGCCCTCGAGCCCCACCCCGAACTGCGCCGGGCTGTCGAGAGCGGAAAGCCTTTTATCACCACTCTGGAAGGAGCCCGCTGGAGCCTCGAGGCCATCCGCCGCGCCCGGAACGCCGAACTGGGGGTAAACTCCCTGCAAGAGTGGCATCAAACCGAACCCGCCGTGAAATCCTAG
- the ffh gene encoding signal recognition particle protein: protein MFETLSQRIRAAVDKLRGRGRISEADLKTTLREIRMSLLEADVNFEVAKAFVNAVQEKALGAQVLESLTPAEQILTIVYEELVQTLGGEAKQPTLKSEGNLWFMVGLQGSGKTTTSGKLAAFYKAKGRRPLLVAADTQRPAAREQLRILGEKVGVPVLEVADGERPEVTARRLREHLTFDYRDLVIVDTAGRLQIDEALMGELAKLKEVLRPTETFLVIDAMTGQEALGVSRTFDERVGISGLILTKLDGDARGGAALSARYVTQKPIVFAGVSEKIEGLEPFYPDRLASRILGMGDLQTLLEKAKAVELEGPLKTPGEITLEDLITQMRQMRKMGSFADILKMIPGVSRALPPGFTVDEKAINRLEAIVLSMTREERRDPRILNASRRKRIAAGSGTSVQEVNRLIKTFEETKSMMKSLAKQKGRGAFRNPFGR from the coding sequence ATGTTCGAGACGCTAAGCCAACGCATCCGCGCAGCGGTAGACAAGCTGCGCGGGCGGGGTCGTATCAGCGAGGCCGACCTCAAGACCACCCTGCGCGAGATTCGCATGAGCTTGCTCGAGGCCGATGTAAACTTCGAGGTAGCCAAAGCTTTTGTGAACGCCGTGCAGGAGAAGGCCTTGGGGGCTCAGGTGCTAGAGAGCCTAACGCCTGCTGAGCAGATCCTCACTATTGTCTATGAGGAGCTGGTGCAGACCCTCGGTGGCGAAGCCAAGCAACCCACCCTCAAAAGCGAGGGCAACCTGTGGTTCATGGTGGGTTTGCAGGGTTCCGGTAAAACTACCACCAGCGGCAAGCTGGCGGCTTTTTATAAAGCCAAAGGCCGCCGCCCCCTTCTGGTAGCCGCCGATACCCAGCGGCCCGCGGCCCGCGAGCAACTCAGGATTTTGGGTGAGAAGGTGGGGGTGCCCGTACTGGAGGTCGCCGACGGGGAGCGCCCCGAGGTCACTGCTCGCCGCCTCCGGGAGCACCTTACCTTCGATTACCGCGACCTGGTGATTGTGGACACCGCCGGGCGCTTGCAAATTGACGAAGCTTTGATGGGCGAACTCGCCAAGCTCAAGGAGGTGCTGCGTCCTACCGAGACTTTCTTGGTAATAGACGCCATGACCGGGCAGGAAGCCTTAGGCGTCTCCAGGACCTTTGACGAGCGTGTTGGGATTAGTGGGTTGATCCTCACCAAGCTAGATGGCGATGCTCGGGGTGGGGCAGCGCTTTCAGCACGCTACGTCACGCAAAAGCCCATCGTCTTCGCCGGGGTCTCGGAGAAGATCGAGGGCCTCGAGCCCTTTTACCCTGACCGTCTGGCAAGCCGCATTCTGGGCATGGGCGATCTCCAGACCCTTCTGGAGAAGGCCAAGGCCGTCGAACTCGAGGGGCCCCTCAAGACTCCCGGGGAGATCACGCTCGAGGATTTGATTACCCAGATGCGCCAGATGCGCAAGATGGGTTCTTTCGCCGACATTCTCAAGATGATCCCGGGGGTTTCTCGGGCTTTGCCGCCGGGGTTCACGGTGGATGAAAAGGCCATCAATCGGCTCGAGGCCATCGTGCTGTCGATGACCCGAGAGGAGCGCCGCGATCCTCGGATCCTGAACGCCTCACGCCGCAAGCGTATCGCGGCAGGCTCCGGTACCAGCGTGCAGGAAGTCAACCGGCTCATCAAGACCTTCGAGGAAACCAAGAGCATGATGAAATCTTTGGCCAAACAAAAAGGGCGCGGAGCCTTCCGCAACCCGTTTGGAAGATAG
- a CDS encoding KH domain-containing protein translates to MKDLVEYLAKAVVDQPEAVRVDERRGREGLIYYVETAPSDKGRLIGRQGRVIESIRTVVRSFAKGRVSVEVR, encoded by the coding sequence ATGAAGGATTTGGTTGAATACCTTGCTAAAGCCGTGGTGGACCAGCCCGAGGCGGTGCGAGTGGACGAGCGCCGGGGTCGTGAAGGGCTGATTTATTACGTGGAAACCGCTCCCTCCGACAAGGGCCGCCTGATCGGTCGTCAAGGCCGGGTTATCGAGAGCATTCGCACCGTGGTGCGGTCTTTTGCCAAAGGGCGAGTCTCGGTGGAGGTGAGGTAA
- a CDS encoding DUF305 domain-containing protein — MGKLLGFIVLAGLALGCGFSNSDIWGVLNRSPSRTFDRVLLSMLIPHYQGMLDMAEAYLPQAPNPQVRNWVQALIKDRKKRLNEWKTLIQQLGGLEPTAEATMQGEMYKDWVNFREGQKSEKVHSVFASLMLTNHFSTVNMAKMVEARSRDPKIEKLAQALIATETAHLEKLQALLIRNQ, encoded by the coding sequence ATGGGTAAGCTGCTGGGCTTCATCGTCTTGGCCGGGTTGGCCTTAGGTTGCGGCTTTAGCAACTCCGATATTTGGGGCGTGCTCAACAGGTCGCCCAGCCGCACCTTCGACCGGGTACTGCTCTCGATGCTGATTCCCCACTATCAGGGGATGCTGGACATGGCCGAGGCTTACCTGCCCCAAGCGCCAAATCCTCAGGTACGCAACTGGGTGCAGGCGCTGATCAAAGACCGAAAAAAGCGCCTCAACGAATGGAAAACCCTGATCCAACAGTTGGGAGGTCTCGAGCCCACGGCCGAGGCGACCATGCAAGGTGAGATGTACAAGGACTGGGTGAACTTCCGTGAAGGCCAGAAGAGCGAAAAAGTCCACTCGGTCTTCGCCAGCCTGATGCTCACCAACCACTTCTCCACCGTGAACATGGCCAAGATGGTGGAGGCCCGTTCCCGCGATCCAAAAATCGAGAAACTAGCCCAAGCCCTGATCGCAACCGAAACCGCCCATCTCGAGAAGCTCCAGGCTCTGCTGATCCGCAACCAGTAG
- a CDS encoding sulfurtransferase, whose product MSYAHPEVLVSTDWVLEHLNDPNIRVLEVNEDILLYDTGHIPGAQKIDWQADLWDPVIREFIQPEELAQLFERLGISNDTTIVLYGDKNNWWAAYAFWFFSYNGHQHLKLMNGGRIKWIQEGKPLTTEKPTYPKGSYTPGKRDPSLRAFRDEVLQHLEKVKAGKGALVDVRSPAEFTGEKTHMPEYPQEGVLRGGHIPGAKSIPWASTVNPDGTFKPVEELRALYEPKGVTPDKEVIAYCRIAERSSHSWFVLKYLLGYPNVKNYDGSWTEWGNSVGVPIAKGPE is encoded by the coding sequence ATGAGCTACGCCCACCCCGAAGTCTTGGTCAGCACCGATTGGGTGCTAGAACACCTCAACGACCCCAACATTCGCGTGCTCGAGGTCAATGAGGATATCCTGCTCTACGACACCGGCCATATCCCCGGCGCACAGAAGATCGACTGGCAGGCTGACCTCTGGGATCCGGTGATCCGCGAGTTCATCCAGCCCGAGGAACTGGCCCAGCTTTTCGAGCGCCTGGGGATCTCCAACGACACCACCATCGTTTTGTATGGCGATAAGAACAACTGGTGGGCCGCTTATGCCTTCTGGTTCTTCAGCTACAACGGCCACCAGCACCTCAAGCTGATGAACGGCGGGCGCATCAAGTGGATCCAAGAAGGCAAGCCCCTCACCACCGAAAAACCCACCTACCCCAAAGGCTCTTACACTCCGGGAAAACGCGACCCGTCCTTGCGGGCCTTCCGCGATGAGGTCCTGCAACACCTGGAGAAGGTGAAAGCGGGAAAGGGGGCCTTGGTAGATGTACGTAGCCCGGCGGAGTTCACCGGTGAGAAGACCCACATGCCTGAGTATCCCCAAGAGGGAGTGTTGCGCGGTGGGCACATCCCCGGGGCCAAGAGCATCCCCTGGGCCAGCACCGTCAACCCGGACGGTACCTTCAAGCCAGTCGAGGAGTTGCGGGCCCTTTATGAGCCCAAGGGTGTGACCCCCGACAAGGAGGTCATCGCCTACTGCCGCATCGCCGAGCGCAGCAGCCACTCCTGGTTCGTCCTCAAATACCTGCTCGGCTATCCCAACGTCAAGAACTACGACGGATCCTGGACCGAGTGGGGCAACTCGGTAGGCGTGCCCATCGCCAAAGGTCCAGAGTAA
- the rimM gene encoding ribosome maturation factor RimM (Essential for efficient processing of 16S rRNA) encodes MRRIEVGRIGSPYGLKGGFKFRGEPWVEDLPRIYLQDLGYRTIEEAYWVGEELVLHLSGVKHRTDAEALVGLLVYADEGDLPELEEGSFYYYQLLGRTVFVDGEPFGEVAEVQEAAAQDLLVIKRFGTSLRALSRTYLVPFQAPYVVVKDDGIHIEAIPGLFD; translated from the coding sequence ATGCGGAGAATCGAGGTTGGACGAATAGGGTCTCCCTATGGCCTCAAGGGAGGGTTCAAGTTCCGAGGCGAGCCCTGGGTGGAGGATTTGCCGCGCATCTACCTCCAGGACCTCGGCTACCGGACCATCGAGGAAGCCTACTGGGTGGGCGAGGAACTGGTTCTTCACCTAAGCGGGGTTAAGCACCGCACCGATGCGGAAGCCTTGGTGGGGCTTTTGGTCTACGCTGATGAGGGCGATCTGCCTGAACTGGAGGAAGGTTCTTTCTACTACTACCAACTCCTCGGCAGGACGGTTTTTGTGGACGGAGAGCCCTTCGGCGAGGTTGCTGAGGTACAGGAAGCCGCAGCCCAGGACCTGCTGGTCATCAAACGTTTTGGAACTTCTCTTCGCGCGCTCTCGAGGACCTACCTGGTTCCCTTTCAAGCCCCGTATGTCGTGGTGAAGGATGACGGGATCCACATCGAGGCGATACCAGGGCTGTTTGACTGA
- a CDS encoding DUF305 domain-containing protein translates to MRRLALLLALFSPGWACGFQAPKIWAMLWETPAARFDRTFLSLMQNHYEQTKGMGERFLSQISDPKLKSWTQILINDHKTVLKEIQAELSSLGGTDAKAVEVMKSEMALDWEGLQTGAREGKANETYPGWMVTNGFSAIGMAQQALERTKNPKVRELARQIVAAESNRVEQLQIYLMGGR, encoded by the coding sequence ATGCGGCGTTTGGCATTGCTGTTGGCCCTATTCAGCCCGGGGTGGGCCTGTGGCTTCCAAGCGCCAAAGATTTGGGCCATGTTATGGGAGACCCCAGCTGCGCGCTTCGACCGAACTTTTTTGTCCTTGATGCAAAACCACTATGAACAGACCAAAGGCATGGGCGAACGCTTCCTCAGCCAGATTAGCGACCCCAAGCTCAAAAGCTGGACCCAAATCCTAATCAACGACCACAAGACCGTTCTAAAAGAAATCCAGGCCGAGCTTTCCTCGCTAGGTGGAACCGACGCTAAAGCTGTGGAGGTAATGAAAAGCGAGATGGCTCTCGATTGGGAAGGCCTTCAGACCGGAGCCCGGGAGGGTAAGGCCAACGAAACCTACCCTGGGTGGATGGTTACCAACGGCTTCTCCGCCATCGGGATGGCGCAGCAGGCGCTCGAGCGCACCAAGAATCCCAAGGTGCGGGAGCTGGCCAGGCAGATTGTGGCTGCCGAATCGAATCGGGTGGAGCAGTTGCAAATTTATCTGATGGGAGGCCGTTGA
- a CDS encoding rhodanese-like domain-containing protein, with protein sequence MKSVDAASLPAFLERRPLVVDVRSPVLFRQGSLEGALNIPTADIQQKKHQLPKDRPILLVCERGIQSELAGLYLEADGYAEVYNLAGGLNALKR encoded by the coding sequence ATGAAGTCGGTAGATGCGGCCAGTCTCCCAGCGTTCCTGGAGCGCCGTCCCCTTGTTGTGGATGTACGTTCGCCGGTCCTTTTTCGCCAGGGCAGCCTCGAGGGAGCCCTCAACATACCTACCGCCGATATCCAGCAGAAGAAGCATCAACTTCCCAAGGACCGGCCCATCCTGCTGGTGTGCGAGCGGGGTATCCAGAGCGAACTGGCCGGGCTCTACCTCGAGGCCGACGGCTATGCCGAGGTGTATAACCTGGCGGGTGGTCTGAACGCCCTGAAGCGGTGA